The genomic segment GATGGTGCGGCTGAAGCGGCGCAGCCGGTGGCGGGGTCTGAGCTACCTCTGACCCCGCCCGCGCCGCCTACTGATATCCCTTCGGGAACGGGTTCGGCTCGATCAGCTCCGGGCTCTCGTAGACCACGTCGAACTGCCCGTCCGGCCGGGCGCGGGCGACGCGGGTCTTGGCCCAGAGGTGATGGTTCTCGTGGATCTTCACGGCGCCTTCCGGTGCGTCCTTGATCTCGAGGCCCGGTGAAACGGCGATCACCTTATCGACCTCGAAGGAACCAGCCTTCTCCACCGCCGCCTTCCACAGGAAGGGGCTGAGATAGGCGGCCTGGGTGATGTCGCCGATGACGGTCTTGTCGCCCCAGCGCTTCTTGAAGGCGGCGACGAAAGCCTCGTTGGCCGGGGTCTTGACCGACTGGAAGTACTTCATGCAGCTATAGGCGTCGGCGATGTTCTCGCCGCCGATGCCGTCGACGTCATCCTCGGTCACGGACACCGTCACCAGCGTCTGCTTCTTGAGGTCGATGCCGGCCGCCTTGAGCTGCTTGTAGAAGGCGACGTTCGAGCCGCCGACGACGGTGGCGAAGATGACGTCCGGCTTCTTGAGCTTGATCTTGTTGATGACCGAGTTGAACTGCGTGTGCCCGAGCGGGAAGTATTCCTCGCCGACGATCGTGCCCTTGGTCACGTTGGTGATGTGCTTGGTCGCAATCTTGTTGGTGGTGCGCGGCCAGATATAGTCCGAGCCGACCATGAAGAAGGACTTGGCGCCCTTCTCCTTCGTCACCCAGTCGAGGGCGACGAGCGTCTGCTGGGTCGCCTCCTGGCCGGTGTAGATCACGTTCTTGGACTGCTCCAGGCCCTCGTAATAGGTCGGGTAGTACAGGAGGCCGTTATACTGCTCGAAGACCGGCAGCACGGCCTTGCGCGAGGCCGAGGTCACGCAGCCGAACACCGTCGCGCAATGGTCGTTGACGACGAGCTTGCGCGCCTTCTCGGCAAAGGTCGGCCAGTCGGAGGCACCGTCCTCCTGGATCACCTTCACCGTGCGGCCGAGGATGCCGCCGCTCGCATTGATCTGTTCGATGGCGAGCCTTTCCCCTTGCGTCGCCCCGGTCTCGGACATCGCCATGGTGCCGCTGATCGAGTGCAGGATGCCGATGGTCACCTCCTTGTCGGTGACGGCGAGCGCGCCCGCGCCGGTCTGCGCAAGTGCACGTCCGGGCAGGGCACTTAGCAGCGGAGAGGCGGCAAGGCCGAGCAGAAGCCGGCGGCGGAGATGGAAGTGGGCGTCGTTTCGGTCACGCGAGCGCATGTCTCTTCGAATTCCTTCGAACGTCATTCGGCCAATCGGTCCGAATGACGGCCCTGTGGCCGCCAGACGAGGCCGATGCCCCCGTGCGTATTTCGTCTCAGGAAACCGATTTGTATCAAGGGGAATTGCTGGGCGGCCTGCCCATATTTCTCGCGATGTGCCGTCCGGCTGGTCGTTTCGGGGTAATCTCTACTTTCGGCGCCGGCCGGGGGCGCACCCGCTCAAGACCTCGAACACGATCCGGAACACCGCATCCATGCCCGCCGACAGCGCACCGCCGTCCGGGGCAAGCAGGCGCAGGCCGAGTCCTGCGCCGTTGGGCAGCGGGCTCACGCCGGTCAGGCAGCCCGCCCCGTCAGCCGCCTGCCTCAGATGGAGGCCGGCCAGGCGCGCGTCGTCGGGGGCGCCGAGCACGACCATCGTGCCGTAGGCGCGGTGAGGCCCCATCGGTGAATCCGGCGCCGTGAACGCCCTCCCGTCGATGCGGCTGCGCTCCCGCACCAGCGCGCGGCCCTCGGGGTCACGGATCGTCAGGCCGAGATCGAGCCGGTCGAACGGCCGGTCTTCGCCCGTGGGGTCGTGACAGGCGACGCTCTCGGTGACGATGGCGCGGGCGCCGGGCTCGGCGGTGATCTCGGTGAAGACAGCGAGATGGGCACCCGGAAACAGGATCAGCGGATCGGGATTGAGCGCCAGGAAGGCATCCGCGGCGATGGTGAGCCGCGTCTCCTGGCGCGAGGGTTCGGGGCCGCCGCGATGCACGACCGTGCCGGCCTGGGTCGTGACATGGACCCGCGCGCCGGACCGGGCCTGGACCGCGAGGGTGAGGTGGTCGGCGGCGTAGAGGCCGCCCGAGGCCGATTGCAGGTAGAGGGTTGCGAGGTCGGGGCTCTCCGGATGCATCCGGAACGCGCGGGTGATGTGGAACGGGTAGGGCACGACCTGCCGCGACAGCACGGTGGTGCCCCCGCCGCGGGCGAAGACGAGGGACGCCTGCACCCGGCGCCCGACCGGAGGGGAAGGTGCCTCGGCCGGGGCGGGCTTTTCGGGAAGGCCATCCAGCGACAGGGCCATCAGGGCGCGAACAGCACGGCGCGGCAGATCGCGTCGGCCACCGCCTCGACGCCCTCGCCGGAGCGGGCATTGGTGGCGGCCACGGGCTTCGCGCCCCGGACTCGGGCGGCCTCCGCCAGCATGCCGGGCAGATCGACGCCGACATGGGGTGCGAGATCGGTCTTGTTGATGACGAGGAGGTCGCAGCGCAGCACGCCGGGGCCGCGCTTTCGCGGGATGTCGTCGCCACCCGCCACGTCGATCACGAAGATCCACCAATCGACCAGATCGAGGGAGAAGGTCGAGGCGAGGTTGTCGCCCCCGGACTCGAAGATCAGGAGCTGGAGTCCCGGAAACTTCGCCTCGAGATCGTCGCCGGCGGCGATGTTGAGGGTCGGGTCCTCGCGGATGACGGTGTGCGGGCAGGCGCCGGCCTCCACCGCCTCGACCCGGGCCGGGTCGATCAGCCCGGAGCGGCGCAGGCGCTCGGCATCCTCCTTGGTGACGAGGTCGTTGGTGACGACCGCGAGATCGACGCCGCGGGCCTGAAGCGCCGGGATCAGCCGCTCGATCAGCGCAGTCTTTCCCGAACCGACCGGGCCGCCGATGCCGATGCGGGCGGCGGTGACGGATTCAGGGAGGGCAGGGGAAGGGGAAGTGGTCATCGCAGCATGTAGCGTTGGGCGAGCGGGAGGACGGTGGCGGGCTCGCAGGTGGCGAGTTCCCCGTCCACGAAGACCTCGAAGGTCTGCGGATCGACCCGGATATCCGGGCAGGCGTCGTTCCAGAGCATGTCGGCTTTGGTCAGCGTGCGGGTGCCGCGGGCCGGCAGCAGGCCTTTGCGAAGGCCAAGGCTCTCGCGCAGTCCCCCTTCGATGGCGAGCGGGTGGACGAAGCAGGCCGACAGGCCCTGCTTGGCCAGCCCGAACGCGCCCCATTGCGGGCGCATCAGCATCGGCTCACAGGTCATCAGGGAGGCCGCGGAATCGCCCATGGCGCCCCAGGCGATGAAGCCGCCCTTGATCACGAGTTCCGGCTTGATGCCGAAGAAGGCCGGGCGCCAGATCACGATGTCGGCCATCTTGCCGGGCTCCAGCGAGCCGATGTGCTCCTGAATGCCGAAGGTGCGCGCGGCGTTGATCGTGTACTTGGCGATGTAGCGCTTGATCCGGGCATTGTCGCCGAAGCCCGGCCGTTCCTCCGGCAGGGCGCCGCGCTGGTCCTTCATCTTGGAGGCGAGCTGCCATGTCCGGCAGATCACCTCGTGGATGCGGCCCATGCCCTGGCTGTCGGAGCCGAGCATCGAGATCGCGCCGATATCGTGCAGCACGTCCTCGGCCGCGATGGTCTGCGCGCGGATGCGGCTCTCGGCGAAGGCCACGTCCTCCGGCAAAGCCGGGTTGAGGTGGTGGCACACCATCGTCATGTCGAGGTGCTCGTCGAACGTGTTGACCGTGTAGGGATTGGTCGGGTTCGTCGAGGAGGGCAGGCAGTGGGGCAGCCCCGCCACGCGGATGATGTCGGGCGCGTGCCCGCCGCCCGCACCCTCGGTATGGTACATGTGGATCGTGCGGCCGCCGATCGCCGCCAGCGTGTCCTCCACGAAGCCCGACTCGTTGAGCGTGTCGGTGTGGAGCTGGACTTGGAAGTCGTATTCGTCGGCAAAGCCGAGGCAGGCATCGATCGCCGCCGGCATCGCCCCCCAATCCTCGTGGATCTTGAGGCCGAGCACGCCGGTCTCAAGCTGTTCCTTCAAGGCCGCCGGCTTGTGGGTGTTGCCCCTTCCCAAAAAACCGAAATTGACGGGCCAGGCTTCCGCCGCTTGGAGCATTTTTCCCGTGTTGAACGGCCCGCCGGAATCGATGCCGACGGTGATCGGCCCGAGCGAGCCGCCGAGCAGCGTCGTGATCCCTGAGGCGATGGCGTGATCGGGCAGGCCGGCGGAATCGAAATGCACGTGAACGTCGATGGCGCCGGGCGTCGCGATCAGCCCTTCGCAGTCGCGCACCGTGGTGCCGGCCGACACGATCAGGCGCGGATCGACGCCGTCCATGATCGCCGGATTGCCGGCCTTGCCGAGGCCGACGATGCGCCCGTCCTTGATGCCGAGATCGCCCTTCACGATGCCGAGGACGGGATCGATGACGAGGACATTGCACAGCAGGAAATCGAGGGCTCCTTCAGCCGCCGTGACGCCCGGCGCGAGCCCGATGCCATCCCGAAGAGTCTTGCCGCCGCCATGGAGGCACTCGTCGCCGTAGACCGCATGGTCGTGCTCGACCACCGCGATGAGCGAGGTGTCGGCGAGCCGCACGCCGTCGCCGGTGGTGGGGCCGTAGAGGGCGGCGTAATCGCGCCTTGGGATCGTGACCATGTTTCCGCGTCTCCCTCAGGCGCCCTTGAAGCCACAGGCCTTGGCGCGCGCCAGCGCGTCGGCGCGGGCCGCGTCGGTGTCGAGTTTGCCCTGTGTCAGGTTGTTGAGGCCGGTGAGTTCCTTGGCGCCGCCGAAGCCCGTGAGCGTCACCGTCTTGCGCTGGCCCGGCTCGAACCGCACCGCCGTGCCCGCCGGGATGTCGAGGCGAAAGCCCAGCGCCTTGGCACGGTCGAAATCGAGCGCCCGGTTGACCTCGAAGAAGTGGTAGTGCGAGCCGATCTGAACCGGCCGGTCGCCGGTGTTGACGACATCGAGGCTCACCCGCGGGCGCCCGGCACCAAGCTCGATCTCGCCCTCCGCCGGCAGGATCGCGCCGGGTTCGAGGGTGTCGGGCTCCGCCCCTTCCGCAGGTCGGATCGGCTCGTGTACGGTGACGAGCTTGGTGCCGTCGGGGAAGACGCACTCGACCTGCAGGATCGGCATCATCGAGGCCACGCCCGGCATCACGTCACCGGTGGTCAGGATGGTCGAACCCCAGCCGATCAGGTCGGCGACGGTGCGCCCGTCGCGAGCCCCCTCCAGGATCTCGTCGGTGATGATCGCCACGGCTTCCGGGTAGTTCAGCTTGAGCCCCCGCGCCCGCCGCTTGCGGGCGAGTTCGGCGGCGGTGAAGATCGTGAGCCGTTCGAGTTCGGTCGGCGTCAGCAGCATCGGCGCGGCTCCTTCAATTCGCGAACAGGCGGAGTTCGGCCTGGGCTTGGCGCATGGCGGCAATCTCGATCAGCGGGGGTGAAGCCGGTGAGTTCGATGGTGCCCGCCGGTTCCGGCACGGGCTGCTCCAGCAGTTCGGCGATCAGCGGCAGCGCGCCCCCCAGCACCCTTTGCGCCTCGATCGCCCCGATGGCGCCGAGCCGCACCGCGGCCGAGGTGAGCCCGCTGGCAAAGAGATAGCCGGAGACGGATGCGGCGGTACGCTCGTCGAGGCCGAGTGCCGGCCACAGCGCGCCTTGCACGGTGGGAAGATGCCCGAGCAGCCGGCCCGCCCGCACGGAAGCGCGCAGGTCGGCGGCGCCTGGCGTGCCAAGGCGGGCGTGCGAGGCCAGCAGCGAGGCACCGTTGCGGCGGCTGCCGACCCGCATCGGCTCGGCCAGTGAGGCCGCCTCGACCGCCGCGTCGATGGCCGCGAGGCGTTCGATGGCGCCGCCGGCTCGGTGGGCCAGGATCAGCGCGACCCGGTCGGTCTCGGCCCAGCGGAAGCGCAGGGCCGCCGCGACGGTGCGGGCGAGCGCCGCCTCGTCGAAGGCCGGGTTCTCGGCCACCAAACCTTCGAGGCCGTTGGAGAAAGCAAAGCTGCCGCTCGGGAAGGCCGTGTCGGCCTGCTGGAGCGCGGTGAGGGCGGCAAGCAAGGCCTCAGGCCCCCCCTCGGCCGCCGCGTCGATGGAATGGGCGACGCGGCCCTCCTCGATTAGGGCGCCGAGACGTACGAGGTAATCCTCGGCCGGCCCTTCCAGCGCGACGAGGATCGCCGCGCCGTCGAAGCGGACCCGCCAGTGAAGGTTGCCGGCATGGTAGCCGAGTTCGAGCGCATCGGCGGTGGAACGCGGCACGAGCCGCAGCCAGCTTTCGGTGCCGACGCGGGCGACAAGCGCGTGACCATCTTCGAGGAGGAGCACGGCGCCGTCGAACAGGGCCTGATCCCGCGGCAGGGCGAGCGCGATCTCCTCGCCGGCCACCGTCGTCGCCCGCAGGCGCCGCCGGGCCACGTCGGCGCTCGGCACCCGGAGGATGTCCACCGCGCCGTGATGTTCGAGGTGATGCAGGCGCTCCGCGAGACCAGCCTCCGACCGGCTGCCCAGAACGCGTTGGATCACACGCATACGCCACGACTCCGATACACACGCCGCCCCGCCCGGTGCGGGGGCGGAGCTGTCCTCGGGGTGCCGAAACCGCGGGGGCGGTTCCCGGCAACTCCCAAGATCCTAAGCGAGGATCGCGCCAGAATCGAGCGTATTGAGAATTAAATTTTCTCGCAAAGAAAGCGGTGGGCGGTGTGGCACTCGCTCAGCGCGCATTCCGACGAAGTGGTCACCGGTTCGTCGCAAGAATGCGCGTCAGCACAAGGACCGAGAGTCGCCGACCTGATGCAATCAGGTCGGTGGCTCTAGCGCGATGCAACCAGAGGGTTCGCGTCCCGGCCGCGACCCGGAACGACCACGACGCGGCGGATCTCGCCGCGCAGATAGGCCTGCAGGAACCGGTCGTAATTCTTGAACGAGATGCAGCCGTTCGAGGCGCCGTTGGGCCCGAGCAGGTAGGTGTGGGTGAGCAGGCCGACGCGTCCGTGGATCGCCTCGCTGCCGCCGACGGGCGTGAGGCGCAGGGCTCGCACGCCGTGGAACGGTGCCTCACGCTCAGTCAGGTCGTAGGTGCCCGGCGGGGTGGCGCCGCGCATCTTGAGATGGACGTAGCGCGGATCGTCCATGCTCTCGCCGAGGCCGGAATGCGCTTCCAGCCGTTCGCCGCTCGGCAGAACCACGCTCTGGGCGCTGATGTCGTAGACCGCGATGCCGCCTTCGCCGACGGGCGGTGCGGCGGGCAGGGGCGTGGTCAGAACCCGGCGGGCGGCCGACTCGGCAGCGCCGTTCTCCAGGGCCGCGTAGGCGAGGGCGGGGGCCGGTGTGGCGGGTTTCTCGACGCCGAGCAGCTTCTCGAAGAAGGTGCGGGTGTCCTCGACCTGGGCCGGCGCCACCGCGACCGTGGACCGGCGCGCGACCATCCGCTCGGCCCGGCGCAGGGCGTCCGCCGCCCCGAGGCGCGTCAGCTCGGCCGGGCGGCGCACGGGCAGGGGCACGACTTGCGCAAGCGCCGCCGTCGGTGCCTCGTTCGGAAGCCAGAACAGGGAAGCCGTCCCGAAGCGCGCCTCAGTGGGGGCGGGCAACGCCCGGGGCATCCACTCGGCCAAGGCTTCGGTCAAAACTTCGGCCGGCGGCTCCGCGGCGTCCAATGCGGCCTCCGGCGCTTGGTCCGGGATCGAGGCCACCGTCTCTACGGGGGTATCCGGCACCGGGTCTGCCGCAATGGGGACCGCCACCGTTTGAAGCGGTGGCAGATCGATCCGTCCAAACGGCGCGGAGGAGGCCAGGATCAGGGCCGCGCTCAGATAGGCGGCCGAGGGGAGAGCCCACGAGAGGAGAGGATGTGCCATGCGCCGCCCGAATTCCCGTCCGGGAGCGGCCTCCGCCCCGGTCCTGAACCGCCCCGCCGACGCACGCGCCCTGCGACGCGCATCCCTCGGCCGGTCAATGTCTCGTTAACCAAGTGCGCCGTCGCGCTCGGCGATTCTGGGGCGAGATCATGGTCGGGCGGGGGTTAAACCGGAGCGGACTTTGGGCCGGATGATCGCGGGAGAGGCGGAGGGATGATGCTGAGGGACGGGACGGTCCGGCAGCGCGGGACCGATCCCGAGGTCGATTCGGCGCCGAACTGCGAGCCCGAGCGCTGCACTCATTTCTGCGATTTGAGATAGCCTCGAATGTGTTCGAAAGATTCGCCGATCGCGCTCAAGGCGTGACGGCGCCTCCCCAGCAGATGTCGCAGGTCCAACTGGGCCGCTTCGCGGCTCGGACCCTCCAAGGCCGGCAGGGGCGGCAGGATATGGGCGTAATAGGTCTTGCCCAGCAATCGGTGCAGCAGACGTTCGCCGGGGAACGGGAGATTGTTGTTCAGGGCGCGCGCCGCTTTGAGAAGGTTTCGGATATCGTACTGTACAGGGCTGATATCCGGCACCTGCTTGTGCAGGCCGAGCAACGTATAGACGGCCACGCGCGCGGTGCGGATCGAGCTGTCCATCGTGAAGATGATGTCGTTTGAGGTTTCGACGAACTGGCCCATCAGGCCCAGATTCGTGCAGCCCTTCGGCACGACATGCGGCCGGTCGCCTGCCGCGCGCGGCATGAACATCGCCGTGATGTAGGGCATCAGCGCCAACCGCACCTTGGTGTTGGCAGCGACGGCTTCGCATTGGTCGGCGATGCCGAGATGATAGCAAAGTTCGCTCAAGATCTCCCGGCCGGTACAGGCGGGCATCGGCTTCCGGACGTGGT from the Methylorubrum extorquens genome contains:
- the ureC gene encoding urease alpha subunit (Evidence 2b : Function from indirect experimental evidences (e.g. phenotypes); PubMedId : 8288539; Product type e : enzyme) → MVTIPRRDYAALYGPTTGDGVRLADTSLIAVVEHDHAVYGDECLHGGGKTLRDGIGLAPGVTAAEGALDFLLCNVLVIDPVLGIVKGDLGIKDGRIVGLGKAGNPAIMDGVDPRLIVSAGTTVRDCEGLIATPGAIDVHVHFDSAGLPDHAIASGITTLLGGSLGPITVGIDSGGPFNTGKMLQAAEAWPVNFGFLGRGNTHKPAALKEQLETGVLGLKIHEDWGAMPAAIDACLGFADEYDFQVQLHTDTLNESGFVEDTLAAIGGRTIHMYHTEGAGGGHAPDIIRVAGLPHCLPSSTNPTNPYTVNTFDEHLDMTMVCHHLNPALPEDVAFAESRIRAQTIAAEDVLHDIGAISMLGSDSQGMGRIHEVICRTWQLASKMKDQRGALPEERPGFGDNARIKRYIAKYTINAARTFGIQEHIGSLEPGKMADIVIWRPAFFGIKPELVIKGGFIAWGAMGDSAASLMTCEPMLMRPQWGAFGLAKQGLSACFVHPLAIEGGLRESLGLRKGLLPARGTRTLTKADMLWNDACPDIRVDPQTFEVFVDGELATCEPATVLPLAQRYMLR
- a CDS encoding putative urease accessory protein UreF (modular protein) (Evidence 3 : Putative function from multiple computational evidences) — encoded protein: MRVIQRVLGSRSEAGLAERLHHLEHHGAVDILRVPSADVARRRLRATTVAGEEIALALPRDQALFDGAVLLLEDGHALVARVGTESWLRLVPRSTADALELGYHAGNLHWRVRFDGAAILVALEGPAEDYLVRLGALIEEGRVAHSIDAAAEGGPEALLAALTALQQADTAFPSGSFAFSNGLEGLVAENPAFDEAALARTVAAALRFRWAETDRVALILAHRAGGAIERLAAIDAAVEAASLAEPMRVGSRRNGASLLASHARLGTPGAADLRASVRAGRLLGHLPTVQGALWPALGLDERTAASVSGYLFASGLTSAAVRLGAIGAIEAQRVLGGALPLIAELLEQPVPEPAGTIELTGFTPADRDCRHAPSPGRTPPVRELKEPRRCC
- the ureAB gene encoding urease gamma (N-terminal)/beta (C-terminal) subunit (urea amidohydrolase gamma/beta subunit) (Evidence 2b : Function from indirect experimental evidences (e.g. phenotypes); PubMedId : 12928499; Product type e : enzyme) codes for the protein MLLTPTELERLTIFTAAELARKRRARGLKLNYPEAVAIITDEILEGARDGRTVADLIGWGSTILTTGDVMPGVASMMPILQVECVFPDGTKLVTVHEPIRPAEGAEPDTLEPGAILPAEGEIELGAGRPRVSLDVVNTGDRPVQIGSHYHFFEVNRALDFDRAKALGFRLDIPAGTAVRFEPGQRKTVTLTGFGGAKELTGLNNLTQGKLDTDAARADALARAKACGFKGA
- a CDS encoding putative urease accessory protein UreD (Evidence 3 : Putative function from multiple computational evidences; PubMedId : 7813887; Product type f : factor), which codes for MALSLDGLPEKPAPAEAPSPPVGRRVQASLVFARGGGTTVLSRQVVPYPFHITRAFRMHPESPDLATLYLQSASGGLYAADHLTLAVQARSGARVHVTTQAGTVVHRGGPEPSRQETRLTIAADAFLALNPDPLILFPGAHLAVFTEITAEPGARAIVTESVACHDPTGEDRPFDRLDLGLTIRDPEGRALVRERSRIDGRAFTAPDSPMGPHRAYGTMVVLGAPDDARLAGLHLRQAADGAGCLTGVSPLPNGAGLGLRLLAPDGGALSAGMDAVFRIVFEVLSGCAPGRRRK
- a CDS encoding conserved protein of unknown function (Evidence 4 : Unknown function but conserved in other organisms); amino-acid sequence: MAHPLLSWALPSAAYLSAALILASSAPFGRIDLPPLQTVAVPIAADPVPDTPVETVASIPDQAPEAALDAAEPPAEVLTEALAEWMPRALPAPTEARFGTASLFWLPNEAPTAALAQVVPLPVRRPAELTRLGAADALRRAERMVARRSTVAVAPAQVEDTRTFFEKLLGVEKPATPAPALAYAALENGAAESAARRVLTTPLPAAPPVGEGGIAVYDISAQSVVLPSGERLEAHSGLGESMDDPRYVHLKMRGATPPGTYDLTEREAPFHGVRALRLTPVGGSEAIHGRVGLLTHTYLLGPNGASNGCISFKNYDRFLQAYLRGEIRRVVVVPGRGRDANPLVASR
- a CDS encoding conserved protein of unknown function (Evidence 4 : Unknown function but conserved in other organisms), which translates into the protein MKVAGMVAEFERIGGGTRHEPQPAFGADAGDKRVTIFEEEHGAVEQGLIPRQGERDLLAGHRRRPQAPPGHVGARHPEDVHRAVMFEVMQALRETSLRPAAQNALDHTHTPRLRYTRRPARCGGGAVLGVPKPRGRFPATPKILSEDRARIERIEN
- the ureG gene encoding urease accessory protein UreG (Evidence 2b : Function from indirect experimental evidences (e.g. phenotypes); PubMedId : 8045421; Product type e : enzyme), with protein sequence MTTSPSPALPESVTAARIGIGGPVGSGKTALIERLIPALQARGVDLAVVTNDLVTKEDAERLRRSGLIDPARVEAVEAGACPHTVIREDPTLNIAAGDDLEAKFPGLQLLIFESGGDNLASTFSLDLVDWWIFVIDVAGGDDIPRKRGPGVLRCDLLVINKTDLAPHVGVDLPGMLAEAARVRGAKPVAATNARSGEGVEAVADAICRAVLFAP
- the fmdD gene encoding short-chain amide-urea binding porin (Evidence 2b : Function from indirect experimental evidences (e.g. phenotypes); PubMedId : 9245819, 9492267; Product type f : factor), encoding MRSRDRNDAHFHLRRRLLLGLAASPLLSALPGRALAQTGAGALAVTDKEVTIGILHSISGTMAMSETGATQGERLAIEQINASGGILGRTVKVIQEDGASDWPTFAEKARKLVVNDHCATVFGCVTSASRKAVLPVFEQYNGLLYYPTYYEGLEQSKNVIYTGQEATQQTLVALDWVTKEKGAKSFFMVGSDYIWPRTTNKIATKHITNVTKGTIVGEEYFPLGHTQFNSVINKIKLKKPDVIFATVVGGSNVAFYKQLKAAGIDLKKQTLVTVSVTEDDVDGIGGENIADAYSCMKYFQSVKTPANEAFVAAFKKRWGDKTVIGDITQAAYLSPFLWKAAVEKAGSFEVDKVIAVSPGLEIKDAPEGAVKIHENHHLWAKTRVARARPDGQFDVVYESPELIEPNPFPKGYQ